One genomic window of Arachis stenosperma cultivar V10309 chromosome 10, arast.V10309.gnm1.PFL2, whole genome shotgun sequence includes the following:
- the LOC130956865 gene encoding uncharacterized protein LOC130956865, which yields MDDRVVLKIYYYGQILLQTYEGVQFVCENPLDVVIPFTFSFEELKGVICEKIGTQRCRKISCILYRYPLPVFGGFVQFQTKYVMDEASMQEMFSMYMENRHRISCIELYIEFEQSEADRNIELEDYNSESEDEFESNYEIVGPGEDEEEAVGDMNADVAEVANALANPHPFQEPSFMRSLDLGAMHAPEFPECMNTAPPVVADGEFTVGMEFSSREAVIKAMKDYTIRRGVDYRVYESEPTTFYAQCIEYGNGCDWLIRVTKMQKKYCWEIRRYNGSHTCTRSTISQDHSKLDSKTVAEAIKPLVEVDPSIKVKSVIADIQSKFNYTISYRKAWLAKQQAVESIFGSWEASYEALPIWFEAMCHKEPSAVVHFETMPAYQGDDLVPDIRVLHRVFWSYYPCIRAFRHCKPVVQVDGTHLYGKYKGCLLVAVSQDGNNNIVPIAFAIVEGETSDAWHFFLSNLRQHVVTRDGVGLISDRHDSIRSAIERSNGAWSPPRAFHMFCIRHIESNFLRKFKAPYLQKLIVNIGYSRTTREYQMRYERLKERGEAYTNWLDRIPREQYALAFDGGYRWGHMTTNLVECINSVLKGARNLPVTALVKATFYRLNELFTRKRAEAEARISARLIFSEMVTTKLNANQRASGNIQVSCFDRENEVFEVREMPSGVEYAVDLRHYRCDCGEFQVDRIPCRHVFTCCANQRLDWKVFVNDVYKMDQIRRVYRARFRPLGNPAMWPAYHGPRFVGNPFLRRVAKGRPKMTRFLNEMDTRMLRRPRRCKQCGAEGHSRSRCRQSGGPSAGPTE from the exons ATGGATGATAGAGTTGTATTGAAGATTTATTACTACGGGCAGATCTTATTACAAACATATGAGGGAGTTCAATTTGTGTGTGAAAATCCATTAGATGTTGTTATTCCGTTCACATTTTCATTTGAGGAGTTGAAAGGTGTGATTTGTGAGAAGATAGGCACGCAAAGATGTAGGAAAATATCGTGTATTTTGTACAGGTATCCTTTACCTGTGTTTGGCGGGTTTGTTCAATTTCAAACCAAGTATGTGATGGACGAAGCGAGTATGCAGGAAATGTTTTCAATGTACATGGAAAATCGCCACCGAATATCGTGCATCGAGTTATATATTGAGTTTGAGCAATCTGAAGCAGACCGTAACATTGAGTTGGAAGATTATAATAGTGAAAgcgaagatgaatttgaaagtaaCTATGAGATCGTCGGTCCAGGTGAGGACGAAGAAGAAGCTGTTGGCGACATGAATGCAGATGTGGCGGAAGTTGCAAATGCACTAGCAAACCCGCATCCGTTTCAAGAGCCTTCTTTCATGCGGTCGTTGGATTTGGGGGCTATGCACGCACCGGAGTTTCCGGAATGTATGAATACAG CCCCTCCTGTTGTGGCGGATGGTGAGTTCACAGTGGGGATGGAATTCAGCTCAAGGGAGGCAGTAATCAAGGCAATGAAAGATTATACCATCCGGAGAGGTGTGGACTATCGGGTATATGAGTCGGAACCGACGACATTCTATGCCCAATGTATAGAATATGGGAATGGTTGTGACTGGTTGATCCGGGTAACCAAAATGCAGAAGAAGTACTGTTGGGAGATAAGGAGGTACAATGGAAGTCATACTTGTACCAGGTCTACTATTTCTCAAGACCATTCGAAGCTGGATTCCAAGACAGTTGCAGAAGCAATAAAGCCGTTGGTAGAGGTTGACCCGTCTATAAAGGTAAAATCTGTAATTGCTGATATCCAGTCAAAGTTTAACTACACCATCAGTTATCGCAAGGCTTGGTTAGCAAAGCAGCAGGCGGTCGAATCAATTTTTGGAAGTTGGGAAGCATCGTATGAAGCTTTGCCGATATGGTTTGAGGCCATGTGCCACAAAGAGCCATCAGCAGTGGTTCACTTTGAAACAATGCCAGCTTACCAGGGGGATGATTTGGTTCCTGATATACGTGTTCTACATAGAGTCTTCTGGAGTTATTACCCCTGTATAAGGGCCTTCAGACACTGCAAGCCAGTGGTGCAGGTGGACGGGACTCATTTGTATGGAAAATACAAGGGTTGTTTATTGGTTGCAGTGTCACAAGATGGTAATAACAACATCGTGCCTATTGCATTTGCCATAGTGGAGGGAGAGACTTCTGATGCATGGCACTTTTTTCTGAGCAACCTGCGTCAACATGTGGTGACCCGTGATGGTGTCGGACTAATCTCCGATCGACACGATTCGATTAGGTCAGCTATTGAACGAAGTAATGGGGCGTGGTCTCCTCCAAGAGCTTTCCATATGTTTTGTATCAGGCATATTGAGTCCAACTTCTTGAGGAAGTTCAAAGCACCTTACCTGCAGAAGCTTATCGTCAACATTG GATATTCAAGGACGACCAGGGAGTACCAGATGCGCTATGAACGATTAAAGGAACGGGGTGAAGCTTACACCAATTGGCTTGATCGGATCCCTCGTGAGCAGTATGCTTTGGCATTTGATGGTGGTTACCGATGGGGTCATATGACCACCAATCTTGTGGAATGTATCAACTCCGTCTTAAAGGGTGCACGCAATCTCCCAGTCACTGCACTTGTTAAGGCGACATTTTACAGGCTGAATGAGTTGTTCACTAGGAAAAGAGCTGAGGCTGAAGCCCGAATCAGTGCTAGACTTATATTCTCTGAGATGGTGACAACCAAGCTGAATGCAAATCAACGAGCATCAGGTAACATACAGGTTAGCTGTTTTGATAGAGAAAATGAAGTCTTCGAAGTACGCGAGATGCCTAGTGGGGTTGAGTATGCAGTTGACCTGCGCCACTATCGGTGTGACTGTGGTGAATTCCAGGTTGACCGAATTCCGTGTAGGCACGTGTTTACGTGTTGTGCAAATCAGAGGTTGGATTGGAAAGTGTTCGTTAATGACGTTTACAAGATGGACCAAATTCGAAGAGTATACAGGGCTAGGTTTCGACCACTGGGAAATCCGGCAATGTGGCCTGCTTATCATGGACCTAGATTCGTTGGAAACCCGTTCCTCAGACGGGTTGCCAAGGGCCGGCCGAAGATGACCCGCttcttgaatgagatggacacTCGTATGTTGCGTCGCCCGAGGCGATGCAAGCAATGCGGTGCCGAGGGCCATAGTCGCAGTAGATGTCGTCAAAGTGGTGGACCGAGTGCAGGTCCAACCGAATAG
- the LOC130954294 gene encoding 50S ribosomal protein L9, chloroplastic-like, with protein MKLKEERIEAEKNLVKKEAQQLARIFETVGAFKVKRKGGKGRLIFESVIAQDLVNIINGQLQMEVDKRIVELPDIRETREYIAELKLHPEVTTRMRLNVFAN; from the exons ATGAAGTTAAAGGAAGAAAGAATTGAGGCTGAGAAAAATCTA GTAAAAAAAGAGGCACAACAACTTGCTCGAATTTTTGAAACAGTTGGGGCTTTCAAGGTGAAGCGGAAAGGTGGTAAAGGAAGACTAATTTTTGAAAG TGTTATAGCTCAAGATCTTGTTAACATTATCAATGGGCAGCTTCAAAT GGAGGTGGACAAGAGAATTGTCGAACTTCCAGATATACGTGAAACCAGAGAATATATCGCAGAGTTAAAGCTGCATCCAGAAGTTACAACGAGAATGAGGTTGAATGTCTTTGCTAACTAA
- the LOC130956474 gene encoding probable carboxylesterase 1 yields the protein MASMTSLSSSVLKQYAFFRMMTPTPLRETNLSFTYSPKIHQSLSLSTATNNKKNITTVAASPPKKEIFHQFEFFVVYTDGTVEVLRPPPAFVPPFELHIKDAEITTTNPRLIARLFLPKNPDNKKLPVVLYFHGSGFCSRSALSPEYTNHLADIANQSNVLAVSVEYSKFPARPPPACYEEALSSLGWIALHANGAGPEPWLNDYADLQRVFVAGNSAGGNITHYVVSKVGKTEPPNGINVEGAIMVHPFFGGLGEDRQWLYMCKDNKGPEDPRLKPAVEDLDTLGCRRVLVCVAETDPLRPAGENYFRDLKNSSWGGRVELELNKGIGHSDQVYKPYDENSRLVVPRIATFIKQQ from the coding sequence atggcatCCATGACATCGTTGAGCTCCTCCGTCCTCAAGCAATATGCTTTCTTTCGTATGATGACCCCTACGCCACTTCGGGAAACAAACCTTTCATTCACCTACAGCCCTAAGATTCATCAATCTCTCTCTTTAAGCACTGcaacaaacaacaaaaaaaacataacaaCAGTGGCAGCTAGCCCGCCAAAAAAGGAGATATTTCACCAGTTCGAGTTCTTTGTTGTCTACACAGACGGAACCGTGGAGGTCCTCCGTCCTCCACCAGCATTCGTTCCTCCCTTCGAGCTCCACATCAAGGATGCCGAAATCACCACCACCAACCCTCGCCTCATCGCTCGCCTTTTCCTCCCAAAAAACCCTGACAACAAAAAACTCCCCGTCGTCCTCTACTTCCATGGGAGTGGCTTCTGCTCCAGGTCCGCCCTCTCTCCAGAATATACTAACCATCTCGCCGACATCGCCAATCAATCCAACGTCCTCGCTGTCTCCGTAGAGTACTCCAAGTTCCCGGCCCGACCACCACCTGCTTGCTACGAAGAGGCCTTGAGCTCCCTCGGTTGGATCGCGTTGCACGCAAACGGGGCCGGGCCAGAGCCTTGGCTAAACGACTACGCCGACCTGCAGCGTGTTTTCGTCGCGGGAAACAGTGCCGGCGGTAACATCACCCATTACGTGGTCAGCAAAGTGGGAAAAACAGAACCACCGAATGGTATAAATGTGGAGGGTGCGATTATGGTGCACCCTTTCTTTGGTGGATTAGGGGAAGATAGGCAATGGCTGTATATGTGCAAGGATAATAAGGGGCCAGAGGATCCAAGGCTGAAACCGGCGGTGGAAGATTTAGATACACTTGGGTGTAGGAGGGTTTTGGTGTGTGTGGCGGAGACTGATCCGTTGAGACCTGCTGGAGAGAACTACTTTAGGGATCTGAAGAATAGTAGTTGGGGTGGGCGTGTTGAGCTGGAACTGAATAAGGGTATTGGACATTCCGATCAAGTTTATAAGCCATATGACGAAAACTCTCGTCTCGTCGTGCCAAGGATTGCTACTTTCATTAAGCAACAATGA